In the Candidatus Electrothrix sp. GW3-4 genome, one interval contains:
- a CDS encoding CZB domain-containing protein, whose amino-acid sequence MDKTEVITILKLAAVSHRAWLSNAQALIDGIPLDKDKVPVGATECEFGKWYYGDGQQLKNITGFKEIEKAHDKLHETYMEIFALLYGDKSKKPSFFSKLIGTAQKAAAEKREAARAKSLILKDHSTEVIDRMEHLQKVINAMGEKQLSSYLS is encoded by the coding sequence ATGGATAAAACAGAGGTGATTACGATCCTGAAACTCGCTGCAGTGTCCCACCGGGCATGGCTCAGCAATGCCCAGGCCTTGATAGATGGTATTCCTTTGGATAAGGATAAGGTGCCAGTCGGTGCTACTGAATGTGAGTTTGGCAAATGGTACTACGGTGACGGGCAGCAGTTGAAAAATATTACGGGCTTTAAGGAAATCGAAAAAGCGCACGATAAACTCCACGAAACATATATGGAAATATTCGCTCTTCTCTATGGTGATAAAAGCAAAAAGCCATCTTTTTTCAGCAAACTCATAGGGACTGCCCAAAAGGCTGCCGCTGAAAAGCGGGAAGCAGCAAGGGCAAAATCACTTATCCTTAAAGATCACTCCACAGAGGTTATTGATAGAATGGAGCATCTGCAAAAGGTGATCAACGCAATGGGTGAGAAACAACTCTCCAGCTACCTATCTTAA
- the pheA gene encoding prephenate dehydratase, producing the protein MKIYTMDDKKTIPQVRQRIDEIDDTVLSLLKERLDCACRIGALKKESSRSTWDPRREREIYQRLLDDNDEKFPEKALKSIFHEIITACRLAQKNVEVAFLGPEATFTHLAGVRFFGQTAEYKALETIDEVFREVEKGRVQYGIVPVENSIEGAVFSTLDSFMKYRVKICGELRLPIRHNLVCQSGDIKDIQTVASHYQPLAQCREWLRKHMANIPTLEVFSTAGAAQMAANNPNIGAIASELSVKTYNVQVAVSGIEDYQGNTTRFLVIGRQSPMPSGSDKTSLLLGMADRPGALNEALTVLSAKGINLAKIESRPIKGKQWKYLFFLDLIGHIEDPAIKEGCSILRQICAYYEWLGSYPKAESSEAVGEHV; encoded by the coding sequence GTGAAAATTTATACAATGGATGACAAGAAGACCATACCCCAGGTTCGGCAGCGGATTGATGAGATCGATGATACCGTACTAAGTCTGCTCAAGGAGCGCCTTGACTGCGCCTGTAGGATTGGTGCGCTGAAAAAAGAATCATCACGTTCAACCTGGGACCCACGTCGTGAGCGTGAGATCTACCAGCGCCTACTGGATGATAATGACGAAAAATTTCCAGAAAAGGCCTTGAAGAGCATCTTTCACGAGATTATTACTGCCTGTCGATTGGCCCAGAAGAACGTTGAGGTGGCCTTTCTCGGCCCGGAGGCCACCTTTACCCATCTGGCCGGGGTGCGTTTTTTCGGGCAGACTGCCGAGTATAAGGCCCTGGAAACCATTGATGAGGTTTTTCGCGAGGTGGAAAAGGGCAGGGTCCAGTACGGGATCGTGCCGGTGGAAAATTCCATTGAAGGGGCGGTGTTTTCCACCCTGGACTCGTTTATGAAGTATCGGGTCAAGATCTGCGGTGAACTGCGCCTGCCTATTCGGCATAATTTGGTCTGTCAATCTGGCGATATCAAGGATATTCAGACCGTGGCCTCCCATTATCAGCCCCTGGCCCAATGTCGGGAATGGCTGCGCAAGCATATGGCCAATATCCCCACCCTAGAGGTCTTTTCTACAGCCGGGGCCGCCCAGATGGCGGCCAATAATCCCAATATCGGCGCCATTGCCAGTGAGCTCTCGGTGAAGACCTATAATGTCCAGGTGGCGGTGAGCGGGATTGAGGATTATCAGGGCAATACCACCCGCTTCCTGGTGATCGGACGGCAATCCCCCATGCCCAGCGGCTCGGATAAGACCTCGCTGCTGCTCGGCATGGCGGATCGCCCCGGCGCCCTGAACGAGGCCCTGACTGTGCTCTCTGCCAAGGGGATCAATCTGGCCAAGATCGAATCCCGGCCCATCAAGGGCAAGCAGTGGAAGTACCTCTTCTTCCTTGACCTGATCGGTCATATCGAAGATCCGGCTATCAAGGAGGGCTGCTCCATTCTCCGGCAGATCTGCGCCTATTATGAATGGCTGGGCTCCTATCCCAAGGCGGAGAGCAGCGAGGCGGTGGGCGAACATGTCTAA
- a CDS encoding ABC-F family ATP-binding cassette domain-containing protein, producing the protein MSNLLSCRDLSKAFGAQTLFSSVGLVLAKGDRVGLIGPNGSGKSTLLKILAGMITADSGEIFRQRHVRVSYLAQADIFDEEKTCADNLYPAVSALHLEEAEQYNRVHSLLSRAEFPDPESPVQLLSGGWRKRLAICRALVVHPDVLVMDEPTNHLDIEGILWLEKLLKASLPESPAAYLMVSHDRRFLENTVNRIIELSAAYPEGTLQVDGDYPTFLAKRELILEQQQEQEERLANKVRRENEWLSRGPKARATKAKSRKDAAYRLQDELSVVKQRNRVGTAVDIAFDGTERKTRKLLVASGVSKAFEGRTLFSDLDLTLSPGTRLGLLGRNGCGKSTLMQILAAAGSDDGLRPDSGTVTAADNLRIVNFDQRREQLDQEQTLRRALAPDGDSVVYQDRSIHVASWAQRFLFRTDQLETPVARLSGGEQARILIASLMRQPADILLLDEPTNDLDIPSLNVLEQSLNEFAGALVLVTHDRFMLDRICDQVLGFDGQGKATLFADYGQWLAALNVGGNAEEGKKQRKKKAQSKPAAKKSAKKLSYMDQREYDQMEEKILEAESRQEELEAQIQAPETTADPARLTECCEELEIVQKKIADLYSRWEELEEMRNGE; encoded by the coding sequence ATGTCTAACCTGCTTTCCTGTCGCGATCTGAGCAAGGCCTTTGGGGCCCAGACCTTGTTTTCCTCGGTCGGCCTGGTCCTGGCCAAGGGGGATCGGGTCGGCTTGATCGGTCCTAATGGCTCGGGAAAATCGACCCTGCTCAAGATCCTTGCCGGGATGATTACCGCAGATAGCGGCGAGATCTTCCGTCAGCGCCATGTCCGGGTCAGTTATCTGGCCCAGGCTGATATCTTTGACGAAGAAAAAACGTGCGCTGATAACCTCTATCCTGCCGTGTCAGCACTCCATCTGGAGGAGGCAGAGCAGTATAACCGGGTCCACAGTCTGCTCAGTCGGGCCGAGTTCCCAGACCCGGAGAGCCCGGTACAGCTGCTTTCCGGGGGCTGGCGCAAGCGCTTGGCCATCTGCCGGGCCCTGGTGGTCCATCCTGATGTGCTGGTCATGGATGAGCCCACCAACCATCTGGACATCGAAGGTATTCTCTGGCTGGAAAAGCTGCTCAAGGCCTCATTACCGGAAAGCCCGGCTGCCTATCTCATGGTCAGCCATGATCGTCGTTTTTTGGAAAACACGGTCAACCGGATCATTGAGCTCTCTGCTGCCTATCCTGAAGGGACCCTCCAGGTTGATGGGGATTACCCCACCTTTTTGGCGAAACGGGAGCTCATTCTGGAACAGCAGCAGGAACAGGAGGAACGACTGGCCAATAAGGTCAGGCGAGAGAACGAGTGGCTCAGTCGCGGGCCCAAGGCCCGGGCCACCAAGGCTAAGTCGCGCAAGGATGCGGCCTATCGGCTCCAGGATGAACTGAGCGTGGTCAAGCAGCGCAATCGGGTAGGGACTGCGGTGGATATCGCCTTTGACGGCACTGAGCGCAAGACCAGGAAGCTGCTGGTCGCCAGCGGAGTCAGTAAGGCCTTTGAGGGACGTACCCTGTTTAGCGACCTTGATCTGACCTTGTCACCGGGTACTCGGCTCGGCCTCCTCGGTCGGAACGGCTGCGGCAAGTCCACCTTGATGCAGATTTTGGCGGCAGCAGGTTCTGATGATGGTCTGCGGCCGGATAGCGGTACGGTCACCGCTGCAGATAATCTGCGCATTGTTAATTTTGATCAGCGTCGGGAACAGCTGGATCAGGAGCAGACCCTGCGCCGGGCCCTGGCCCCGGACGGCGATTCCGTGGTCTACCAGGACCGTTCCATCCATGTGGCCTCTTGGGCCCAGCGCTTTCTCTTTCGCACCGATCAGTTGGAGACCCCGGTGGCTCGCCTTTCCGGTGGGGAACAGGCTCGGATCCTTATCGCCTCGCTGATGCGTCAGCCTGCGGATATCCTCCTTTTGGACGAGCCCACCAATGATCTGGATATTCCCTCCCTCAATGTCCTGGAGCAGAGTCTTAACGAGTTTGCCGGGGCCCTGGTCCTGGTCACCCATGACCGTTTTATGCTGGATCGCATCTGTGATCAGGTCCTTGGCTTTGACGGGCAGGGCAAGGCCACTCTGTTTGCCGATTATGGGCAATGGCTGGCTGCTCTTAACGTAGGGGGCAACGCGGAAGAGGGGAAAAAGCAGCGTAAGAAGAAGGCGCAGAGCAAACCTGCTGCCAAGAAATCCGCGAAAAAGCTTTCCTACATGGATCAGCGTGAGTACGATCAGATGGAGGAAAAGATTTTGGAGGCAGAGAGTCGTCAGGAGGAACTGGAGGCTCAGATACAGGCCCCAGAAACAACGGCAGATCCGGCCAGGCTGACTGAGTGCTGTGAGGAACTGGAGATTGTCCAGAAAAAAATTGCCGATTTGTATAGTCGTTGGGAAGAATTGGAGGAGATGCGGAATGGTGAGTAA
- a CDS encoding caspase family protein, with protein MRTGSTEYNPTLNGKPLALEQYERSRSLAIAPDKQHFLLGADYRLRYFDRQGREVWQQPVPGTAWGVNISKDGKLAVAAFADGTVRWYRLSDGEPLLALFVSVNQKTKEAEHWVAWTPKGWYDSSPGGDSLIGWQVNNGKDRLADFFPASQFRERFYRPDVVAKVLETLDQDKAVARADAAAGRKRSGPVVLSLPPAVDLLAPANGSSFSSPTLTLRYRVRTQDGPPITHLLVQVDGRYRQRATVERRRDTEWEGSLDVTLPAKDMTLSLLAENALGDTSPPADINLHWQGNIDPFKPVLYVLAVGVDTYDAPAINFAVDDQGKRTDRKYLNYAGADARDFVQEMRKHVGPGRHRLYREVKEKVLINEQADRSAVLDGLDWIERETTNKDVAMVFFAGHGKLDRRGDYYFLPRDFEPGRYMSSGVSYDAINSTVSRIQGKALFFVDTCYSGRAAGRRGNDKVDITRIINDLSAAENGVIVLSATTGQQTALEKPEWGHGAFTLALLEALRGNADYIKDRAVKVSEIKLYIAERVKTMTNSKQTPAVVIPRNVPDFPVVALP; from the coding sequence TTGCGGACTGGATCAACAGAATATAATCCCACCCTCAACGGCAAACCGCTGGCCTTGGAACAGTACGAACGTTCCCGCAGCTTGGCCATTGCCCCGGACAAGCAGCACTTCCTTCTGGGTGCGGACTACAGGCTGCGCTACTTTGACCGCCAGGGCCGGGAAGTCTGGCAGCAGCCGGTGCCGGGCACTGCCTGGGGCGTGAATATCAGCAAGGATGGGAAGCTGGCAGTGGCCGCCTTTGCAGACGGCACGGTGCGCTGGTACCGCCTCAGCGACGGTGAGCCGCTGCTTGCCCTGTTTGTCTCTGTCAACCAGAAGACCAAGGAGGCAGAGCATTGGGTGGCCTGGACTCCGAAGGGTTGGTACGACAGCAGCCCTGGCGGGGACAGCCTGATCGGTTGGCAGGTCAACAACGGCAAAGACCGACTGGCCGACTTCTTCCCAGCTTCTCAGTTCCGCGAACGCTTTTACCGCCCAGACGTGGTCGCCAAGGTGCTGGAGACCCTGGACCAAGACAAGGCCGTGGCCCGTGCTGATGCGGCGGCAGGAAGGAAGCGGTCCGGCCCGGTGGTGCTGTCCCTGCCCCCTGCTGTTGACCTGCTCGCTCCGGCAAACGGGAGCAGCTTCAGCAGTCCCACCCTGACCCTGCGTTACCGGGTGCGCACCCAGGACGGCCCACCCATCACACACCTGCTGGTTCAGGTGGATGGAAGGTATCGGCAGCGGGCCACAGTGGAGCGGCGCAGGGATACGGAATGGGAAGGCAGTCTGGACGTGACCCTGCCTGCCAAGGACATGACCCTCAGCCTGCTGGCCGAGAATGCGCTGGGTGACACGTCGCCACCTGCTGACATTAATCTGCACTGGCAAGGCAACATAGATCCCTTTAAACCGGTACTGTACGTGCTGGCCGTGGGTGTGGACACCTATGACGCGCCAGCAATCAACTTTGCGGTGGATGACCAAGGCAAGAGGACGGACAGAAAGTATCTCAACTATGCGGGTGCTGATGCGCGGGACTTTGTTCAGGAGATGCGGAAGCATGTCGGGCCGGGCAGGCACAGGCTCTACCGGGAGGTAAAGGAGAAGGTGCTGATCAATGAACAGGCGGACCGGAGTGCTGTCCTGGACGGGCTGGACTGGATCGAGCGGGAAACCACGAACAAGGACGTGGCAATGGTCTTCTTTGCCGGGCACGGTAAGCTGGACCGGCGCGGGGATTACTACTTCCTGCCCAGGGACTTTGAGCCGGGGCGGTACATGAGCAGCGGCGTGTCCTACGATGCCATCAACAGCACGGTATCCCGTATCCAGGGCAAGGCCCTGTTCTTTGTTGATACCTGCTATTCCGGGCGGGCCGCCGGGCGGCGCGGCAACGACAAGGTGGACATCACCAGGATCATCAACGACCTGAGCGCGGCAGAGAATGGGGTGATCGTGCTGTCTGCCACAACAGGCCAGCAGACGGCTCTGGAAAAGCCCGAATGGGGGCACGGGGCCTTTACCCTGGCCCTGCTTGAGGCGTTGCGCGGCAATGCGGATTATATAAAGGACAGGGCTGTTAAAGTTTCCGAGATCAAGCTCTATATCGCTGAACGGGTCAAGACCATGACCAATAGCAAACAGACCCCGGCAGTGGTCATCCCCAGGAACGTGCCCGACTTTCCGGTGGTGGCTCTACCGTGA
- a CDS encoding peptidylprolyl isomerase, translating to MTAAKQGDSVKVHYTGTLEDGTQFDSSVGVEPLEFTLGSGQVIAGFDEAVTGMEPGEKKNVSIPAEKAYGQRNEEMVISAPRDQVPADITPEIGQQLQLAGPNNQPIVVKVTEVTDEHIQLDANPPLAGKDLTFELELVEIA from the coding sequence ATGACTGCAGCAAAACAAGGAGACAGCGTCAAGGTCCATTATACTGGCACCCTTGAGGATGGAACTCAATTTGATTCCTCTGTGGGGGTTGAACCGCTGGAGTTCACCTTGGGCAGCGGTCAGGTGATTGCCGGCTTTGATGAGGCAGTCACGGGGATGGAACCCGGTGAGAAGAAGAATGTAAGTATTCCTGCGGAGAAGGCCTACGGTCAGCGTAACGAGGAAATGGTGATCAGCGCCCCCCGTGATCAGGTACCTGCGGATATCACCCCGGAGATCGGTCAGCAGTTGCAGCTTGCCGGACCCAATAATCAGCCCATTGTGGTGAAGGTCACCGAGGTGACGGATGAACATATTCAGCTGGATGCCAATCCGCCCCTGGCAGGCAAGGATCTCACCTTTGAGCTGGAGCTGGTTGAGATCGCTTAA